Proteins encoded together in one Salmo trutta chromosome 3, fSalTru1.1, whole genome shotgun sequence window:
- the LOC115179290 gene encoding cytosolic 5'-nucleotidase 3 isoform X2, with the protein MPEFEKNTVHMRDPERVERIICDMIKGGASKLQVITDFDMTLSRFAVNGKRCPTCHNIIDNCKLVTEDCRTKLLELKNTYYPIEIDPHLTMEEKYPFMVEWYFKSHTLLVEQRLQKDKLSEVVRDSDACLREGYEPFFDRLQQHNVPVFIFSAGLGDVLEEIIHQAGVYHPNVKVVSNFMDFDENGELRGFKGELIHVFNKHDGALRNTEYFKQVKDNCNIVLLGDSLGDLNMADGVPNVENILKIGFLNDKVEERLEKYLDSYDIVLVKDETLEVPNSILQKIL; encoded by the exons atGCCAGAGTTTGAGAAGAACACGGTCCACATGAGGGATCCAGAGCGGGTGGAACGGATCATCTGTGACATGATCAAGGGTGGCGCCTCCAAACTACAG GTCATCACTGACTTTGACATGACGTTAAGCCGGTTCGCAGTCAACGGCAAACGCTGCCCCACGTGTCATA ATATCATTGACAACTGCAAGCTTGTCACCGAAGATTGTAGGACGAAG TTACTGGAGCTTAAGAACACATATTACCCCATAGAGATCGACCCCCATCTAACGATGGAGGAGAAGTATCCATTTATGGTAGAATG GTATTTTAAGTCCCACACATTGCTGGTGGAgcagaggctacagaaggacaaacTCTCAGAGGTGGTGAGAGACTCAGACGCCTGCCTGAG GGAGGGCTATGAGCCGTTCTTTGACAGACTCCAGCAGCACAACGTGCCCGTGTTCATCTTCTCAGCGGGTCTGGGGGACGTCCTGGAGGAGATCATCCACCAGGCGGGGGTCTACCACCCCAACGTCAAGGTGGTGTCCAACTTCATGGACTTTGACGAGAAT GGCGAGCTGAGGGGCTTCAAGGGAGAGCTGATCCATGTGTTCAACAAGCACGACGGCGCCCTGCGCAACACGGAGTACTTCAAACAGGTGAAGGACAACTGCAACATCGTGCTGCTGGGAGACTCGTTAGGCGACCTCAACATGGCTGACGGCGTGCCCAACGTGGAGAACATCCTCAAGATCGGCTTCCTCAATGACAAG GTGGAGGAGCGTTTGGAGAAATATCTGGACTCTTATGACATCGTCCTGGTAAAGGACGAGACTCTAGAAGTGCCCAATTCCATCCTTCAGAAGATTCTATAA